The Elgaria multicarinata webbii isolate HBS135686 ecotype San Diego chromosome 1, rElgMul1.1.pri, whole genome shotgun sequence genome includes the window ATGCCTTGAGAATTTTTAATGGACAGATGACTCATAAATCCATTTATAAATGCACAGGTGGAAAGAATACATATGCAGTGATTGCATCACTTCTATAACTTTAAGGGATGCCAGTGCAACTAGAAACAGAATGCATACGCCTGACAGAAGCATGTTTTCAGCTTCACACTTCACATGTGTACGCAGCGCAGGGAGCCAATATCTGATCAAATGTGATTTGGCACCCAATCATTATTGGGCAGAGCTGGTGGAGCAGGGCAATGATCTCTGATGGCTTAAGACAGGAATGGGCAATCTATGTCCCTTAAATTCATTTCAAAAAGCCTTCGCATGTCATCAGTTCAGACTTATAGAAAGATCCCCCTGTCCCTTCCCTGACAGCTGTTGCTGGAGAGCAAACTAGGTGTTAGAAAGAGGAGAGAAAAccaggtggcagaaagagagaggggaagagtagagaaagagaaaagggatgaATCCACTTTTGTCTGCggcccctgacagattacccaGGAGGGAATATGatcctcaacagaaaaaaaaagtgggttaagaaaaacagggagggatggtgggggagagaaagagagagatgagggAGGAAATGAACAagataagagagccagtgtggcgtagtggctagagtgtcggactgggagtcgggaggtgccggttctagtccccactcggccatggaagctcactgggtgactttgggccagtcacagactctcatcccaacctacctcacagggttgttgttgtgaggataaaatggagaggaggaggattatgtacaccgccttgggttccttggaggaaaaaaaggtgagatataaacaaAATAAGATAATAAAAGATTTTGAGAGAAGGATGAAAACCAAAGCAAGAATTTAAATGAATGCATAGTTTAAAAGCATGTTCAGGCTGAAGATGGATTCTGAAGGTGAAATGGCTAAAGACTATTGACCTAGCTTGCATCCCTGTCAGCCATTGTCCATAATTTAGGATACTGCAATTGGGATGGGATTAATATAATTTGTAAATGTTCCCGAATTCCTGTTCCACCTCAGACATTTATGGCAAAAGTATAAGAACTCCATGTATGTAAACTTCCTTGTGATTTTCATATCCATAGCATTCTGTATATCACATTAATCGATAAACGCCACACTGTGTGTCTCCTTTTCTGATTTACAGGAGCATCCATCACTGGGTCAACTTTCTGAAAAGCTCATAGACAACAACATTAATGTCATCTTTGCAGTCCAAGGAAGCCAATTTCACTGGTATAAGGTATTTTTAAACGTCCTAATTTTATGTTCCGTAAAGGCAATAGATAAACTGGGATTTTAACTGTAACTCTGTTCTTCCATAGGACCTTTTGCCTCTACTGCCTGGAACTGTCGCCAAACAGATAGAATCACAGGCACCAAACCTCAGTGATTTGGTGGTAGAAGCCTATGAGGTACATGCTTTTGAAGTTCATGTAcaattgtttcttttttctttaatgcaggtctaattaattaaaaaaaatactcataaAAATGTAGGTTTTAGGAAAGCAACTAGTAAAGTGAATATTCTCTTGGCTTTAGATACAACTGCAATATCACAAGGTGGTCAGGGATTACATATAtctctataaatacattttagaaatggtTCTCTTTGTTGGTTAATGAGGTCACAGGCTTCTCTTCATCCAAACATGCTTTGGGGGATAACAAGTGGGACCTGAATGCAAAGCCTTCAATCCAACTTTTCAGCTGTCAGCTTTGGACATACTGTGGCcaccctgtctgagtgaagccctCTTTCACCTCCCACATACATCCAGAATATCAGACACGTTTTCTTATGATAAGGCTACACTGTGAGCTAACAGAGAAGAAAATCTCATTTTTACTCAGTTTATGGCTCTCAATTGTGTTCTTTCTACCTTTTGAATAGAGCTTAAAAATTCAGTTAGTGCTCTGAGTCGATCAACATATTCAGAATAATAATTTAGCATAGCCCTGTCCTACTTAAGACTGCATTCTGGTGCTGCTTTTAATCTGCTTTTGTGAAGTAcaaatctgccctgcacactcaggtcctctgggaaaaatctacttcagctagcaaaaactagattaacaactgttacccagaggaccttctcttttgctgctcccagactgtggaatggcctgccggaggagactcgtcaacttatcagtctactagcattcaagaaagctataaagactgatctcttccggcaggcctatccagtggaattttaagatgtttttaaaatgttttaggatgtttttaacaatgtatagtgTTTTAATTGAGTGTTGtgtgttttatcatttattgttgtttctcGCCTCGATcgggatggagaggcgggcaagaaataaatttattattgttgttattattattattattattattattattaagttgtaatggttttattctttactgctggttttatctttttattattattctgtgctgtttttattttttgttttaatatttgtactgtatgtgtttaatgtattgtacactgcccagagaacatcaTTAGTGGGAGGTTTAAAAgtacaatgaataaataaattgggggatGGATATTGCATATTTGAGTTAATTTTCTCATGTCAGTGGAGGTGAGGTATTATGTCATGATTGGGAGGGGAAAGGCTAGAATCATAAGGCAAGAAGGGAGTTGATACTACTTACTGATGTCAGGTCAGTCTTGCCACAGAAAACagggaactcactatcacaatgGTGTTCCTTCTttgcagggccagcccttccattaggcaaagtgaagcagctgcttcaggtggcagatggtgAAGGGTGGAGATCAGTAATGAGGGGTTTGAAGTCATCTGCATGTGCTACATGCCTTAGattgtgccccctaagctagcctgtggGGTAAAGGAAACCACTGTCTTTTTGGCAGTGTGTTGAAGTAAATTCAACTGTTAGTGTACAGCTTTGTGTATAGAATGAGCAGAGGAACCATCCGGTCCTTTGACAAACGTCTTGAAGTGTTCTAGATCCTGATGGTAACACACAGCCACTAAGTACATGCACACTTGTAGGCTCGTGTTGCCACTTTCAAAGATGAATGTGTAAACTTGCCCTACACCATTAGAATGGAATGTAGGATTGTCATAAATACTGAATTGTACAATTGTAAAATTAACTGAAACACAGACATTGctatcctgctcctcctcctctttgggaTTACAAGTTGTCTTGGCATGAGTGAATGATATATATAATGGAGCCTTTATGCGAAAAACAATTCATTCCTTTATTTAGAGACAGTCAGGCCTTTTCGTTTCACTTAAATCCACTGAGTCAGGCATGCTAATGCTTACTGGATGCTAATGTGTAGTTCATATTGCCATTCAACTGGATGGGatcctttgtttttttgtttcagAAACTGCTCTCTGAAGTGAAAGTTCAGGTGGAGAAAGCAGCCCAAGAAGTAAAGGTCAACGTTACTGCAATCTGTCCTGACGGGAGTAGAAAAACAGGCTTGGAGGGATGCAAAAATGTGAAGGGCACAGCTGAAGTAGGAACATTCCTTTATTCACAAAGGAGATGAAATATTTTGTTAATATTTCTATAATAGCTTTTCAGTGGAAGAGGGTCTTTGTGGGATTTAAAAGCAGATTTCTGTGGGTCACAGTCTTAGGCCCTCCAATTTTCCTTTATTATACTTCTTCAGaggtttattttaaattttattctgagAATAAAACTTTTATGCTTGAGGTTATCAACACgctgctgctttttaaagctTCCCAGTGCTGCTCATACTGTCTATGTAAGGCCTAATTGACTGAAATCTTctaaatgatgtgtgtgtgtgtgtgtgtgtgtgtgtgtgtgtgtgtgaaggaatccagttgttgttgttgttgttgttgttgttattattattattattaaaaagtaaCCCCAGGTGAACACTTAGTTTTTAAAAGTATTCATACTGATTTTTTGCAGGGCCGGCCCAACCATTTGGCAAAGTGAGTCAGCtgtttcaggcagcagatggtgAGGGGTGGAGATCAGTGAGGAGGGGGGTCACCGACAGCTGTCTGTGCCGCATGGTCTAGTCTGtactccctaagctagcctgggGATGTAGAGGAAAACACAGTCTTGTTGCCAGTTCCTAATGGATGGTCTTTAGAGTAATCTCTGTTATTCTAAGACATTGTTTCAATCTCCTTTTATTCTTGCATGTCCCTAAATGATCCAGAAGTGTTGTAAATTGCTCCTTGAATGCTTGGATGCCAGCACCCCcatttacatgtgtgtgtgtgtgtgatgcgtGATGCTTCTCTGCAAAAACAGGTAGGAAAGCCTTTGCAGATTGGGGAGCTCATGTGGGAAAACCAAACATATGCTTGCAGTGCATGAGTACACTAGGGCATGACAAAGCATTTTCAAATTGTGGCTGTGATGAGCATCAAAAGCAGCAGTATTTAAACATAGAGAAAGCCCATGGACTCTTTCTTTGGCCGTTGCAGTTTCCACTCCTACAGGGACAAGTCACTTTTGAAACTAAACAGGGgaaatgtgtacttttaaaaGGACTCACTGCACACCAAGTTCTTCTTGCACATAAATTACCTTTTGGTAGCAACCTCAAAATGTGGTATGCCAATCAAGCACACTTCCTTGTGTGAAGATCACAAATGTGcctcttaggcaggatctacactactgctttataatggttttgaagtgcactgacaacggttggggacccttgacacattccatataccgttttcaaactgctttcaaagtgttatatcctgtttgttgtAGAGCTGGCCTTAGCTGCACAGATCTTTATTAGGAAATTGCTTGCATAGCTTTAGCTTCCCAATGCATCTAGGAAAATAGACTCTCATTTGCATGACGGGATACAAAGTGTGTACATATTTTTCCTAGACACAAGTTTTGAAGATGTTGGAAAGAggtcacctgggcaggatctacacaacagctttaaaacggtttgtaaccatattgacaactgctggggcccaggacacactccacatacagttttcaagtgtcatatcctgcttggtgtagatctggctttggaAAGTGGTCCAAAGAGAGAAGTAAGGTTCAGTTTGTGCTTGTTTGTTTCAAATGAAGAGTAATTCTAATGGACCATCTTGTCTGCTATGGTAGTCAACAATAGAGAGTTTTGTTGAGGGAATGGTGCCAGatggcttcacacacacacacacacacacacacacacacactcaagatgTCGGTGTTTTAAAAGCATGTATGTGTAGAACATTTGACCATTATAGTAAGTAATTTTTttggttcttatatatatatatattttgcaggTGTTATTCAACATCTCCATTGCCCTGAAAGGATTTGGCACAACCCAAGGAAGAAAATATGTTATGCTGAAACCCCTTGGTTTCAATGAATCTACCAGAGTTAATATACATACAAGATGTGCTTGTCAGTGTGAGGACAGCGGGAAACACAAAAGAATATGTGTCAATGAATTGTCTGAGGAGGATGCCGAAATGTCCAACTGCAAAGGCAAAACCTTTGGCTTCACAAAAGAATCTCCTTCTGACCAGTGCAAAATGCAAGCGGACCATCTCATCTGCAATGGTCAAGGAGACTGTGTAGATGGAAAATGCATTTGCCACAAAACCAAACTTGGCATCATATATGGTAAATACTGTGAAAAGGATGACTTTTCCTGCTCATACTACCTTGGAAGGTTATGTGCTGGTAAGCTTCAGATTTTTGCTATATTTTACCCATTCAACTTAGATAATATTATCTCTCTTATTTTTTTATGTGTATATCATAGTGCCATACAGTGTTACATAGACAGGACTTCTGGCCAAGAAGTTTGCAGTCTAAAATACACAATGGGGGTAAGGTGGAGGGACAATTGGGGAGAGAAGGGTGAATGTCAGAAGTGTAGTTATGCATTCTTAAAGTTTAGCTGCAGTTGGGAACGAGGAATGAAGAGGATAAACCAAGATAAAAAGTGAGTTGAAGGGGTTGGGGCGATTTGAAGAAAGGGAGATGGAAAGAACCACTTATAGGttttgaccattagccatgcagcctgggaatgatgggaattgcagtccaatgtaTCTGGAAGGCATCTGTTTGTGGAAGGTTGATGTAGAGCTTTGGGGAGTAAGgtaatttggggggtgggtgtcttcacagcactggttCGGTACCGTGTTCCCTTAAAATCCCGCAGCATCACAGCTGCAGAGTGGGGACAGTTAGGAAGGATTGTggactttctggcagccattcaactCATCAGGCCCACTCCCTGCCCTCTGTCTGGCCTTGCTGTCTAGCAGCCTATCAATGGTCGCGATCCGTCCCTGAAACACCCCTGGCCTGAAGCTGAAGCAGGTCTCCACTGACAGATGGTGATGACCTCACAGCAAAGCAAAAAGTCATGGTAattccctgacttttaaaatccACAGCTTCGTGGCAGCTACGAGTTGGCGACTGTGTTGTATAAATGGTGCAGCGCCACCGGGCAGCCACCACAGGCTAAagagggcatatagacagccccctggtctcaCCCTTTATTCTCTGCTCCCATAGACAATGGTGAATGTGAAGATGGCAAATGCAAATGCTTTGGTGGCTGGGAAGGTGATCGCTGCCAATGTTCATCGTCATTACAAAAGCACTGCATGAATTCCAATGGCCAGATCTGCAGTGGAAGAGGAACTTGTGTGTGTGGAAGATGCAAGTGCACTGATCCTAGCAATTTTGGCCGTTTGTGTGAATTCTGCCCGTCTTGTAGAACAACTTGCAGTGACAAGCGGTATGTGGTTGAACTAAAAATGGTCACTTTTAATATGAAGCTTTTGACCTGGCCCATGCAGTCCTGTGCTGTTGATTGTGGCATTGGACAAGTGGACTGGTGTTTCCAGGAAGAAATAGCATAGTAGTGAGATGTCTTGTATagagacacagggctcatctacacaagcaggatattccactattaaatTGGTataaaagctgtatataaaatgcaggagccacactactgttttatagtggtattgaagtgcactgcaggatctacactgctgctttatagtggtgctgaagtgcactgacaactgttggggcccatgacacatcacaccaagcaggatataacactatgaaagcggtatatggtatgtgtaatgggccccaacagttgtcagtgcacttcagtactactataaaggagtagtgtggctcctgccttttatgtaccactttcatcccgctttcatagtgtagatgagcccacagtcttaGAAGTTTCAGGAGGCTGAGCGTATGTGCATTGCTCTTGGTTCTGTCTTCTGGGTTATTAAAACACATTAAGATCCATAGGACACCCTTTAACCAGGATCTTTAAAGGGTTTagaattccaccaccaccctctccctccctttgAATCTGTCTctctacttttctttctttggcttGCAACAGGAATTAAGATTGCCTTTACTTGCTAATCAGAAGTTACTCATGGAAGCTGcgtactttatttatttcatttttatactgtcccatagccaaagatctctaagtggtttacaaccATTCATAAAAACATTAcacaatacaacataataaaaacagtctaaCAAATTTCACAGAAAaactaaaacaatgtaaacagctaaaaccaattaaatatacaataaaaataatggctCTTCAGTCCTATCcaacacacgcaaacacacacacacacaccttccactgGGTTTAAGCTACTGCAGTGGTCCCAGTCCTGAGACTAGTTCTGTATTCCCTAATCTTTATCTGTTTATCCTGTAAGCCCTTGCTTTGGGTGGAAGAGCCTTGCAAAATGTGCTAGATCATAGCGTTGTGAATTTGGCAAGCTGGTATCACATGACATGACTTTCTATACCTGCAGATTGCTCGTGACTAGCAAATAAGTCATGTCTGCCAGTGTTGAGAAGGTAGTCTTACGGTTTCTTTGTTTCAGAACTCTTTGGGGGCATTTTCAGGTGTTCTTGGGCCCCGGCTCCTACAATTCTCCAAAGGCAAAGACTGTATTAGGAAGGAGATGGTTGGGAGACAAGGCTTTTCTATTCTTTTCTGGGAGTAAAGCCTTGTGGGCTGCATATGGGCATTAGGCTTTAATTTGCTGATCCCTGTTTCCCAGTATTAGTTTTCTCAGAGGTAGGTGAAAGCCTTGTTAAAATGTCCCCTTGCGGATcatttgtgaaccatccagagagctttggcaattagGCAGTacagaaagaaatgaaaatgaaacaaaatattctGAATATTGTCTGCTGGATTGTTAATGATGCGTATGTCACATCAATAAAGAAACTTTAATTTCCAGTCATTCATCTTATTGCACTTATGGCAATAAGTATTAGTAAGACTATAATGTGTGGTTCATTTTTGGTACCCTGCCATCTCCTGTCTCAAGCAGCCTTGAACAAAAGGAATGTTGtagttcttattcttcttattgcTAGTAAGAAACTAAGCTGCTGAATTGGTGAGATGCAGAGTTGGCTTGTAGAGCCTTGTAGCTAGGAGATGAGGAAGAACGTGGAAGCATCCATtcagtttcattttgcttttcagaCATTGTGTGTCCTGTCATCACTCCAACTTGTCTCAAATTACACTGGATCAGTGCGGATCCTCATGTGCTTATAGGGTGCATAATACTGAGCAACCTTCAGGTAGGTAAAGAAATTGCCGATACAATGCTTCTTCCTCGAAATTTCGTCATCTCCCCGCACCCCATTGAGtgtcctcccttacctggtgaCAGATTGCCAAGTATTGTCAAATGATACATTTTGAGAGAggttttttcttcattcttctaTATGGGGTTTACCAGAATGCTTAGAATTGTCTTCGTTGCATATCAAGCGGACTGGGTTTTTTTTCAGGTGGTTTGTAACATGGCTCTAAAGAACACTCACAAGAAATAGAATCCTACAGTTCAAATGACACTGCTTAAattcttggggtttttttgttgagagtttcttgtttgtttattatagaTGGCATTCCTTTTCTTTAGCTCTTATTTATACTTCCATGCAGGAATTACAGCGAATGTATTTTCTCTGGAGAAAGCAAAACctaaaaaacagaaaatataacCGGCTAGTACTGACTCAGTGTCAAGGGTCAGGCATTTCTAGACCCTTGAGAAGCCATTTCTGCTTATAAGAAAACCAGCCAGAGTAATACAGGAAGAACTGTTTCTATAAGcctgtgtgtttttatttcttcGTATGCATTTGTTTCATTATTGTTTGAATCAATTTATAGTGatggttgtaagccaccttgagtgctatttaTCGTGACAGAAAGGCAGGGTTGAAATCCAATCAATCTATCAATAAAAGGCTACACTTATACCACATTATCAGGTGTGAGCAATTCAAGGAGAATCATGAATTCCCTCTTTGGACAGGGGCAACTAAAGGCTTAGAAGGCGCCAGAAGTTTCTCTCTGTCTGGACTTGCCTATGCTCCCTTTTATTCTCCATAGTGGTTGCACAGCAGTGCTGttttgtttatatgatgcaaccaccaacttgcagccacatcagggtTTCACCTTTGAAACTGCACTTTCTCACGGTTCTTTTACCACAACTATTACGTTATCTCCAATGCCACCACATTGTTTCTCCCGTccgtcagtggtggcttcaattCAGCAGCGTTCTTAGGGATGGATTCCTGTGCAAGGATAGCCCAGGAATGCAGGGCATTGGGCAGGGGGCGGGTTTGACAAGGTAGATGGCCACCAGATaactgtgctccctcctgccttcTAGATTTTGTGTTCCCCTCCTGCAGGagggatgctgcagggttttggggAAAACAGGCAAAgcacccctctctcacacacagaaagACCATCATCTgtttcccctcccatttccaATCTATTGAGGGTTTGGGGATATTATTGTGTGTATATACCACTTGGAATATAGGATAGGTGGGCAACTTGTCTCACACTGAGAACTACATTTCATCACATATCAAAAATGGAACTTGGGATTTTAAGACATTACATTCTATGTAAGAGCTCGGTGGCCACAATTTGTCTACCCCGGCTCAAAAACGTTTCTGGgatttatgatttgaaggttttaGTTCCTTGTGAGATGGGGGAGCACGGTTGGTTTTAATCATGGGAGCCAAACTTAACTGGAAAGGTACATGAACTGAATTATATATAGTATTCATGAATTGCAACTATTGGAATTCCAACACATGTAGGTGTTAAATATCATAGGGAGAGTTAGTATGCTTTAGTAGATGCAATAACACTAAAATGTATTGGCTGGAGAAAATGGGCCATTTTAAATTTGGTGAGGGGTCGTTTATCTCTTTGCCTTCAGCAAAGTCATGATCAGCTCATAGTTTGTTTGTGAGGCAGGGTGTTAGCAAAACAAGTTCCTGATATCAGCTAATGCTTTTTACTAGGTACACAATGCACGTATCAGTGGTGTAATGGCAGACCTTCCTTATTAATGTCCTTATTCCATAATGAAATGATTTAACCATGTAAAATTTTGAATTACCTTATCATGTTAGGGTTTTGCTTTCTGTTAGGTTTACTGTATGTATCTTTTGGGGGGCAATGCAAATTTTACATATTGTTTTTTCTTATTGCAGAATGTGTCTCCAATGATCCAAGCCACTTCAAAACCTTTTTCAAAAACTTTGTAATTACATTTCTGATTGGGTTGATTAATATACTTATAATCTGGAGGATACTTCTGCAGTggaacaataataaaattaagtctTCTGCTGATTACAGAGTGTCTGCAACAAAAAAGGTAATTGACCCATGATTAATGTTTTCCTTGAACATAAAAATACTAGTTGTATGAGGCTTTCTGACCAGTTATATCTTCTCCTTCAAGGATAAGATGTTCTTGCCTACTGTTTGTACAAAAACAGTAACCTACAGACGTGATAAGCCTGAAGAAATAAACATAAAGCAAGTGCAAGTAAATGAAACTTTCAAATGCAGCTCCTGAAGACAAGACTGCTTTGTTCAAAGCTTTCACAGTCAAGAAGTTTATTTGAAAGGTCTTGCCTGATActttgaggtggggggaggggtgttaTGGGTTTGAACACTGTAATGAGGTGACCTGGAAGTCTAGTTGCACAACATAGCTAGATCTCAGCTAGAGCTGCTCCATTTTGAAAAATCAATGTGCGTTAACTACTGATTAACATAATTACGTTGCTGATTAAAACTGGGATATCTAGATAGGGAGCCAATTCAATCTTGTTTGAGACTGATAGATTAAATTGGCTTAGACTTCAGTGTCCTGGCTTAAGTGGGCTTTATATTGGTTTGCAACACCACTCTGCATTGTAGCACTTTAACATAATGTAACTTATTAGTTGTGGCATAGAATGTTAATCTAAACTGGTGTGATAAAAAAAGCACTGATCTCACTTTAGAGTTAGCTAACACAGGTTTGATCTATGGCAGGGATTCCCGAACGGTGTTAAGAAAAATGTAGCTGGCATAAATAAGTGTCAAGTCAACTGTCAGTTCTGATCTGAGTGCTGGGAACAAACAGAATAGAGGGAAAGAATGTGGCACCAGACAGACCCACAGGGAGAAGACATAGGGAATCCAAAAAGTTTGCTTAAAATTCCTTTCTACCACCAGCACTGATGAGCAAGCCCAGATAATCTTACATTGCACTAATTTGGAGCTGAGTGGATAAGTAGGCTTGCATCCAGTCTGCTCAAAAGacgctaacagcacaatcctaaacatgtctgctcaaaagtaaacaccactgagttcaattaggcttattcccaggtaggtaggtaggtatagGATAACAGTCTTAGGCTACAGTCCTAAGCATATTTTATTTGAACAACAAGCCCTGTTGATatctatgggacttacttccatatAAACATGGGCTGCAAATGCTTAGAGACTCATTGGGAAAGTTTATTCCTCCTGGCAACTTTGTACCTTTTGATAGGGAACAGGGCTGGCTCTACAGTTGGGCAGAGTGAGGTAGTCACcttaggtggcagatgctgggaaggt containing:
- the ITGB8 gene encoding integrin beta-8 yields the protein MAGTKQKERCDIVSYLIKRGCSADFIESPEVSVTVDSNEVNIQVTPGEVSIQLHPGSEASFMLKVRPLEKYPVDLYYLVDVSASMHKNIEKLNSIGFDLSRKMEDIAIDLRLGYGSYVDKTVSPYISIHPERIHNQCSDYNMDCMPPHGYIHVLSLTDKIAEFRSAINKQKISGNIDTPEGGFDAMLQAAVCQSHIGWRKEAKRLLLMMTDQTSHLALDSKLAGIVIPNDGNCHLKDNVYVKATSMEHPSLGQLSEKLIDNNINVIFAVQGSQFHWYKDLLPLLPGTVAKQIESQAPNLSDLVVEAYEKLLSEVKVQVEKAAQEVKVNVTAICPDGSRKTGLEGCKNVKGTAEVLFNISIALKGFGTTQGRKYVMLKPLGFNESTRVNIHTRCACQCEDSGKHKRICVNELSEEDAEMSNCKGKTFGFTKESPSDQCKMQADHLICNGQGDCVDGKCICHKTKLGIIYGKYCEKDDFSCSYYLGRLCADNGECEDGKCKCFGGWEGDRCQCSSSLQKHCMNSNGQICSGRGTCVCGRCKCTDPSNFGRLCEFCPSCRTTCSDKRHCVSCHHSNLSQITLDQCGSSCAYRVHNTEQPSECVSNDPSHFKTFFKNFVITFLIGLINILIIWRILLQWNNNKIKSSADYRVSATKKDKMFLPTVCTKTVTYRRDKPEEINIKQVQVNETFKCSS